A single region of the Lusitaniella coriacea LEGE 07157 genome encodes:
- a CDS encoding cation-translocating P-type ATPase: MTQSLPPLNTLWHAQSSQKTLEDLKTDRAVGLSSQEVDARSRHYGRNEIEEGAGRSSWQILLDQFNNIMLILLIAVAIISGVLDFIDLQTQGTTQSGIPFKDTIAIMSIVILNGILGYLQESRAEKALAALKQMASPQVRVLRDGQFSEVEAAELVPGDIMLLEAGVQVSADGRLIEASNLQVRESALTGEAAAVNKQADAQLNEETPLGDRANMVFSGTEVLQGRGKVAVTATGMATELGKIAQMLQSVKSEPTPLQQRMAQLGNVLVTGSLTLVALTIGIGLLQAGWGRLRELVEVSLSMAVAVVPEGLPAVITVTLALGTQRMVRRNALIRKLPAVETLGSVNTICSDKTGTLTQNKMVVQEVDTVEATYRVTGEGYAPQGEFKNDNRAIEPQNNTPLQELLLASVLCNDAVLQQEDNSWTILGDPTEGALLALAGKAGFQAETLNPQYPRMGEFPFSSERKRMSAICELSDPTSCISTETQYALFAKGSPELVLERCTAYQGDNNEQSLTDEQRQHILNANNHMAERGLRVLGFAYKPLREVPEATEDESTEREMIWLGLVGMLDAPRPEAKVAVQHSREAGIRPVMITGDHQLTAMAIARSLGIAKEGDPVLTGSELEKLSQTDLEREVERVNVYARVTPEHKLRIVRALQKQGKFVAMTGDGVNDAPALKQADIGIAMGITGTDVSKEASDMVLLDDNFATIVAATEEGRVVYTNIRRFIKYILGSNIGEVITIAAAPLIGLNAVPLTPLQILWMNLVTDGLPALALAVEPPEPDVMRRPPFSPRENIFARGLGSYIVRIGIIFAIITITLMVWAYNQAQLSGDPNRWKTMVFTSLCIAQMGHAIAVRSNFRLTIEMNPFSNPYLLVAVAVTTALQLMLVYVPFLRDFFGTQILSAQELLICLAFSSLMFVWVELEKLFIRWFHSRS, encoded by the coding sequence GCTGTGGCGATTATTTCAGGGGTTTTAGACTTCATCGACCTACAAACCCAAGGCACAACCCAAAGCGGCATTCCCTTCAAAGATACGATCGCGATTATGTCGATTGTCATTCTCAATGGCATTTTGGGCTATCTTCAGGAAAGTCGCGCGGAAAAAGCCCTCGCCGCCCTCAAACAAATGGCTTCTCCCCAAGTCCGCGTCCTGCGCGACGGACAATTTTCCGAGGTAGAAGCTGCCGAACTTGTGCCGGGAGATATTATGCTCCTCGAAGCGGGGGTACAAGTATCTGCGGACGGACGGTTAATCGAAGCATCGAACTTACAGGTGCGAGAATCCGCCCTCACTGGGGAAGCAGCAGCCGTGAACAAACAGGCGGACGCGCAGTTGAATGAAGAGACTCCCCTAGGAGATCGCGCAAACATGGTTTTCTCCGGAACAGAAGTCTTACAGGGACGAGGAAAAGTCGCCGTTACCGCCACGGGAATGGCAACGGAATTGGGGAAAATCGCCCAAATGTTGCAGTCGGTGAAAAGCGAACCGACTCCCCTGCAACAGCGCATGGCGCAATTGGGCAACGTTCTCGTCACCGGATCTTTGACCTTAGTCGCCTTGACAATCGGTATTGGCTTGTTGCAAGCGGGATGGGGTCGTTTGCGGGAATTGGTAGAAGTTTCTTTGAGTATGGCGGTTGCGGTGGTTCCTGAAGGATTGCCCGCAGTGATTACTGTAACCCTCGCCTTGGGAACCCAGCGCATGGTTCGGCGCAACGCATTGATTCGCAAACTTCCCGCAGTGGAAACCCTCGGTAGCGTCAATACCATCTGTTCTGACAAAACCGGAACCCTCACCCAAAACAAAATGGTCGTGCAGGAAGTAGACACTGTAGAGGCGACCTATCGTGTGACAGGAGAGGGTTACGCGCCCCAGGGAGAGTTCAAAAACGACAATCGCGCGATCGAACCCCAAAACAATACCCCGCTCCAAGAATTACTCCTCGCCAGCGTTCTGTGCAACGATGCGGTGTTGCAACAGGAGGATAATTCCTGGACGATTCTGGGAGATCCCACCGAAGGCGCACTCCTCGCCCTTGCGGGAAAAGCGGGATTCCAAGCCGAAACCCTCAACCCCCAATACCCACGCATGGGGGAATTTCCCTTCTCCTCAGAACGCAAGCGCATGAGCGCGATTTGCGAACTCTCAGATCCAACGTCCTGTATTTCCACAGAGACTCAATACGCCCTTTTTGCCAAAGGATCTCCAGAACTGGTTTTAGAACGCTGCACTGCCTACCAAGGGGATAACAACGAACAATCCTTAACCGACGAACAACGCCAACATATCCTCAATGCCAATAACCACATGGCAGAACGGGGACTGCGCGTTCTCGGTTTTGCCTACAAACCCCTTCGGGAGGTTCCCGAAGCAACAGAAGACGAGTCAACAGAACGAGAAATGATCTGGTTGGGATTGGTGGGAATGTTGGATGCACCCCGTCCCGAAGCAAAGGTTGCCGTTCAACACAGCCGGGAAGCGGGAATCCGTCCGGTGATGATTACCGGAGATCACCAACTTACCGCAATGGCGATCGCGCGATCGCTGGGAATTGCCAAAGAAGGAGATCCTGTTCTGACTGGAAGCGAATTGGAAAAACTCTCTCAAACCGACTTAGAACGGGAAGTCGAACGGGTCAATGTTTACGCCCGCGTCACCCCGGAACACAAACTGCGCATCGTTCGGGCATTACAAAAACAAGGGAAATTCGTCGCCATGACAGGAGACGGCGTGAACGATGCCCCCGCCCTCAAACAAGCGGATATCGGCATTGCAATGGGCATCACCGGAACTGACGTGAGCAAAGAAGCCAGCGATATGGTTCTCCTGGACGATAACTTTGCCACCATTGTCGCCGCTACCGAAGAAGGGCGCGTTGTCTACACCAACATTCGCCGCTTTATTAAATACATCCTGGGGAGCAATATTGGCGAAGTAATTACCATTGCCGCCGCACCCCTCATTGGACTCAACGCCGTTCCCCTCACCCCTCTGCAAATCCTTTGGATGAACCTTGTCACCGACGGATTGCCTGCCCTCGCCCTCGCTGTCGAACCGCCCGAACCCGATGTAATGCGCCGTCCCCCCTTTAGTCCTCGCGAAAACATCTTCGCCAGGGGATTGGGTTCCTATATCGTCCGTATCGGCATTATTTTTGCGATTATCACCATTACCCTGATGGTTTGGGCGTACAACCAAGCGCAACTGTCCGGAGATCCCAATCGCTGGAAAACAATGGTATTCACCTCTTTATGTATCGCACAGATGGGACACGCGATCGCGGTACGTTCCAATTTCCGCCTCACAATCGAGATGAATCCCTTCTCCAACCCCTACCTTTTAGTTGCCGTCGCCGTCACCACCGCACTGCAATTAATGCTTGTTTACGTCCCCTTCCTCCGTGACTTTTTCGGAACCCAAATTCTCTCGGCACAAGAACTCTTAATTTGCTTGGCATTCAGTAGTTTAATGTTTGTTTGGGTAGAACTCGAAAAGCTCTTTATTCGCTGGTTCCATTCGCGATCTTAA
- the rpmA gene encoding 50S ribosomal protein L27 — protein sequence MAHKKGTGSTRNGRDSKAKRLGVKRYGGQVVTAGNILVRQRGTKFHAGDNVGRGGDDTLFALVDGVVAFEYLDKSRKKISVRPVAAEVAS from the coding sequence ATGGCTCATAAGAAGGGAACCGGAAGTACTCGGAACGGTCGCGACTCAAAGGCGAAGCGCTTAGGCGTTAAGCGTTATGGCGGTCAAGTCGTCACTGCTGGCAATATTTTAGTTCGTCAACGCGGAACGAAATTCCACGCTGGCGATAATGTTGGTCGCGGTGGAGACGACACGCTCTTTGCGCTGGTTGACGGCGTTGTGGCATTTGAGTATCTGGATAAAAGTCGCAAAAAAATCAGTGTTCGTCCTGTTGCAGCAGAAGTTGCATCTTAA
- the rplU gene encoding 50S ribosomal protein L21: MTYAIVETGGKQMRVEPGRFYDIELLHAEADENYTIDKVLLVSHDGEITVGQPLVEAATVEGTIMRHFRGRKIIVYKMKPKKKTRKKRGHRQEITRLMINSISVNGTVLAAADTPSTTATATEEPTVEVESTTEEE; encoded by the coding sequence ATGACCTATGCAATTGTTGAAACTGGGGGCAAACAAATGCGTGTTGAACCCGGTCGCTTCTACGATATCGAACTGCTTCACGCCGAAGCCGACGAAAACTATACAATCGATAAAGTTCTGCTCGTTTCCCACGATGGCGAAATCACTGTCGGTCAACCCTTGGTGGAAGCCGCAACTGTCGAAGGAACCATCATGCGGCATTTTCGGGGTCGCAAGATTATCGTCTATAAGATGAAACCGAAAAAGAAAACCCGCAAAAAGCGGGGACACCGCCAAGAAATTACGCGCTTGATGATTAACTCCATTAGCGTCAATGGAACGGTCTTGGCAGCAGCAGATACACCTTCCACAACAGCGACAGCAACCGAAGAACCGACGGTTGAAGTCGAGTCTACAACCGAAGAAGAATAA
- a CDS encoding aldo/keto reductase translates to MQYRRFGRTELQMPVFSCGGMRYQYKWKDVPPHDIPKKNQQNLDATIRRAFELGINHFETARGYGTSEMQLGRILPQLPREQIIVQTKVSPKPDAKEFRRNFNKSFKFLQLEYVDLLGLHGINNDELLQYSLQPGGCLDVAKQLKKEGKVRFIGFSTHGSTETIIKAIESDCFDYVNLHWYYIYQVNWAAIEAANRHDMGVFIISPSDKGGHLYQPTRQLLELCDPLSPMVFNDLFCLSHPQVHTLSLGASRPSDFDEHLKVLPLIDRATEVLPPILEELEQAAIARLGEEWYYTWHEGLPPHEATPGGINIPIILWLRNLTLAYDMVDYARSRYSLLGNGSHWFPGNKADKLRQVQLAFDFKRSLANSPHAEKIPSLLAEADRLLGGKEVQRLSQS, encoded by the coding sequence ATGCAATATCGTCGGTTCGGACGTACAGAATTACAAATGCCTGTCTTTTCCTGTGGGGGGATGAGATACCAATACAAATGGAAAGATGTTCCTCCCCATGACATTCCCAAAAAAAATCAACAAAATTTAGACGCGACCATTCGCCGTGCTTTTGAACTCGGTATTAATCACTTTGAAACGGCGAGAGGTTACGGCACTTCAGAGATGCAACTCGGGCGAATTCTTCCCCAACTGCCGAGGGAGCAAATAATCGTACAAACTAAAGTCAGCCCAAAGCCTGATGCCAAAGAGTTTCGGCGAAATTTCAATAAATCTTTCAAGTTTTTACAATTGGAGTATGTAGATTTGTTGGGGTTGCACGGTATCAATAACGATGAGTTATTGCAATACAGTCTTCAACCGGGAGGCTGTTTGGATGTGGCAAAACAACTGAAAAAAGAAGGAAAAGTGAGGTTTATTGGCTTTTCAACCCACGGATCTACTGAAACGATTATTAAGGCAATTGAGAGCGATTGCTTTGACTATGTTAATTTGCACTGGTACTACATTTACCAGGTGAATTGGGCGGCAATTGAGGCGGCGAATCGCCACGATATGGGGGTGTTTATTATCAGTCCTTCGGATAAGGGGGGACATCTTTATCAACCGACGCGGCAATTGCTGGAGTTGTGCGATCCTTTGAGTCCGATGGTTTTCAATGACCTGTTTTGCTTATCCCATCCCCAGGTTCATACCCTCTCTTTGGGCGCTTCTCGTCCCTCAGACTTTGACGAGCATCTGAAAGTACTCCCCCTCATCGATCGCGCGACAGAAGTCTTACCTCCGATCCTAGAGGAATTGGAACAAGCCGCGATCGCGCGCCTCGGAGAAGAATGGTACTACACTTGGCACGAGGGACTTCCCCCCCACGAAGCGACTCCTGGCGGCATCAATATTCCCATTATTCTTTGGTTGCGTAACCTTACCCTCGCTTACGATATGGTGGACTACGCGCGATCGCGCTACAGTCTTTTGGGGAATGGGAGTCATTGGTTTCCCGGTAACAAAGCCGATAAACTCAGGCAAGTTCAACTCGCTTTCGATTTCAAACGCAGTCTCGCTAACAGTCCCCACGCCGAAAAAATTCCCTCCCTCCTCGCAGAAGCCGACCGTTTGTTGGGGGGAAAAGAGGTTCAACGGCTATCGCAGAGTTGA
- a CDS encoding S1 RNA-binding domain-containing protein, producing MTSESTRSQSANTPFSMEDFAKALEKHDYEFTKGQVVRGTVFEYTSDGVYVDIGGKSAGFVPLKEIALRHLEDSELAEILPLQTEQEFLIIREQDADGQILLSYRQLLLKAAWEEMAEVQANGESVQMYVTGSNKGGVMGEVKGLRAFIPRSHLVEKENLDALQGQSLTTTCLEVDEQRNKLVLSQRNAMRATAMQALQTNSVVEGKVVSIKPYGVFVDLGSVTGLLHIKQISSSRIGSLEDWFSLGQSIKVAIAEIDEFKNRISLSTKAFESHPGELLEKWDEVMANAEERFEAAQEERRKEKEATPQPPASGEEE from the coding sequence ATGACCTCAGAATCAACCCGTTCGCAATCTGCTAATACTCCCTTCTCAATGGAGGACTTTGCTAAAGCTCTCGAAAAACACGACTACGAATTCACTAAAGGGCAAGTTGTACGGGGGACTGTGTTTGAATATACGTCCGATGGCGTTTATGTGGATATTGGCGGGAAATCAGCCGGGTTTGTTCCCCTGAAGGAGATTGCGCTGCGACACTTGGAAGATAGCGAGCTAGCGGAGATTTTACCCCTGCAAACCGAACAGGAGTTTTTGATTATCCGAGAACAGGATGCGGACGGTCAAATTTTGCTATCTTATCGTCAATTGCTTCTCAAGGCGGCGTGGGAAGAGATGGCTGAGGTGCAGGCGAATGGCGAATCGGTACAAATGTATGTTACGGGGTCGAATAAAGGCGGCGTGATGGGGGAGGTGAAGGGATTGCGCGCGTTCATTCCGCGATCGCATTTGGTTGAAAAAGAGAATCTTGATGCTCTCCAAGGTCAGTCTCTGACCACAACCTGTTTGGAAGTGGACGAGCAACGGAATAAACTGGTTCTGTCCCAACGCAATGCGATGCGCGCAACGGCGATGCAAGCGCTGCAAACAAATAGCGTGGTAGAAGGGAAAGTGGTGAGTATTAAACCCTACGGCGTTTTTGTGGATTTGGGTAGCGTGACAGGATTGTTGCACATTAAACAAATTAGCAGCTCTCGCATTGGTTCTCTGGAGGATTGGTTTAGTCTGGGTCAATCGATTAAGGTCGCGATCGCGGAAATTGACGAGTTCAAAAATCGCATCTCCCTCTCCACTAAAGCCTTTGAGAGTCATCCCGGCGAACTTTTGGAAAAATGGGACGAAGTGATGGCAAATGCCGAGGAACGCTTTGAAGCCGCTCAGGAGGAGCGGAGGAAAGAGAAAGAAGCTACACCTCAACCTCCTGCATCTGGAGAGGAGGAGTAA
- a CDS encoding ROK family protein, with translation MTDKTLRTLAVDIGGSGVKVMVLDKKGNPLTERDRVKTPKPPKPEPILDAIASLASKQTFDRVSVGFPGVVKEGITYTAVNLDPDWHGFDLATALSQRLEKPVRAVNDADMQGLGAVSSQGVEAVITLGTGFGFGLFLRGQLVPNVEMGHHRFRKGETYEEQLGRAALDKIGKKRWNNRLKRAIASLEHLLNYDTLYIGGGETKHIDFELPANVKIVPNVSGLLGGIALWKD, from the coding sequence ATGACTGATAAAACCCTTCGCACGCTGGCGGTTGATATTGGCGGTAGTGGTGTCAAAGTGATGGTGCTGGATAAGAAAGGAAATCCGCTTACAGAGCGCGATCGCGTGAAAACTCCAAAACCACCCAAACCCGAACCAATTCTCGACGCGATCGCGTCCCTGGCTTCCAAGCAAACCTTCGATCGCGTTTCTGTGGGATTTCCCGGCGTGGTTAAAGAAGGTATAACCTATACCGCCGTTAACTTAGACCCAGATTGGCACGGATTCGATCTTGCCACTGCACTCTCGCAGCGTCTGGAAAAACCCGTTCGCGCGGTCAACGATGCGGATATGCAAGGATTAGGCGCAGTTTCCAGCCAAGGGGTGGAAGCTGTTATTACCCTAGGAACCGGATTTGGATTTGGTTTATTCCTTCGAGGTCAGTTGGTTCCCAATGTGGAGATGGGACACCATCGCTTTCGTAAAGGCGAAACCTACGAAGAACAGTTGGGACGCGCGGCGTTGGATAAAATCGGTAAGAAAAGATGGAATAATCGTCTCAAGCGCGCGATCGCGTCCCTCGAACACCTGCTCAATTACGACACCCTCTATATTGGCGGCGGCGAAACCAAACACATTGACTTTGAACTCCCCGCTAATGTCAAAATCGTACCCAATGTCTCCGGTTTGCTCGGCGGAATTGCCCTTTGGAAAGATTGA
- a CDS encoding ATP-binding protein produces the protein MKPLTVPGTLDALGAIANYTIAATQKAGLEKETAYNLRLAVDEIVTNIITHGYISTNCTGEVYIQAILDEDTLTIQIEDTAIAYDPTRKPAPRDLTLPLEQRQVGGLGVFLAIQGVDRFVYERANGRNRNRLIVKRRKCDGGTG, from the coding sequence ATGAAACCTTTAACTGTACCGGGAACGCTGGATGCTTTAGGGGCGATCGCGAACTATACGATTGCTGCAACCCAAAAGGCGGGTTTAGAGAAAGAAACGGCATATAATCTCCGTTTGGCGGTCGATGAAATTGTGACGAATATTATTACTCACGGCTATATTTCGACCAACTGTACGGGCGAGGTCTACATTCAGGCGATTTTGGATGAGGATACCCTTACCATTCAGATTGAAGATACCGCGATCGCCTACGATCCCACTCGAAAGCCCGCACCGCGAGATTTAACGTTACCCCTAGAACAGCGTCAAGTGGGCGGATTAGGAGTTTTTTTGGCGATTCAGGGAGTGGATCGGTTTGTTTACGAACGCGCGAACGGACGCAATCGGAATCGTTTGATTGTTAAGCGGCGGAAGTGTGACGGGGGGACGGGGTGA
- a CDS encoding PP2C family protein-serine/threonine phosphatase: MGDRDLSLNPTDREWESFRREVAANALPKKLLEILVAMVRTSPTGEMLQTTLQQTLDVSTELTHAEEGRIFLFDREGRASHWIFSRNESPPNLSQEQLEGILERGLTGWVKQYRQVGLSLDTEKDERWVDLDRTSYRARSALIVPILKEDYLLGILSLLHSQPGHFSSKTADLMQVTTNQIALVLHNAQLFAELTRQKKALDRELEMGQCIQQNFLPPQLPQYQGWEIAAFFKPARLLSGDFYDFFELPNRQLGIVIADVCDKGVGAALFMALFRSLIRIFSGQTALEGVSFNSPFTSGLVDKLSSIPAPLESISLSEKIYTSYRRPNIAHINALKAVRLTNNYIALNHGELSMFATLFFGVLDPKTGNLTYINAGHNPLWILESQGGVKESLEPTGPAVGLLPNLKFKIRQTRLEQGEMLLGYTDGVTEARAPGGEFFTTERLQKMVDPTVGRASTLLEEIAARVLEHTGVANQFDDITLLAVRREPSIEKS; this comes from the coding sequence ATGGGCGATCGCGATTTATCTCTCAACCCAACAGACCGAGAATGGGAATCTTTCCGTAGAGAGGTTGCTGCCAATGCACTCCCCAAAAAACTGCTAGAAATTTTAGTTGCGATGGTGCGGACTTCTCCCACGGGAGAAATGCTCCAAACCACATTACAACAAACCCTTGATGTTTCCACCGAACTCACCCACGCCGAGGAAGGTCGTATTTTCTTGTTCGATCGGGAGGGTCGAGCGAGTCACTGGATTTTCAGCCGCAATGAATCGCCTCCCAATCTGTCGCAAGAGCAATTGGAAGGAATTTTAGAACGGGGACTGACAGGGTGGGTGAAGCAATATCGTCAGGTGGGGTTAAGTCTCGATACGGAAAAGGACGAGCGTTGGGTTGATTTGGATCGGACTTCTTATCGCGCGCGATCGGCATTGATCGTCCCGATCCTCAAGGAAGACTATTTATTGGGAATTCTGTCGCTGTTGCATTCTCAACCGGGTCATTTTAGCTCCAAAACGGCGGATTTGATGCAAGTGACGACGAATCAAATTGCTTTGGTTCTGCACAACGCCCAACTGTTTGCGGAATTGACCCGACAAAAGAAAGCCCTCGATCGCGAACTGGAAATGGGTCAGTGCATCCAGCAAAATTTTCTCCCCCCCCAACTCCCCCAGTATCAAGGGTGGGAAATCGCAGCATTCTTCAAACCCGCTCGCTTGCTATCTGGGGATTTTTATGATTTTTTCGAGTTGCCCAATCGACAATTGGGAATCGTCATTGCAGATGTGTGCGATAAGGGAGTGGGGGCGGCATTATTCATGGCGCTGTTTCGCAGTTTAATTCGCATTTTCTCCGGGCAAACAGCCTTAGAGGGCGTAAGTTTCAACTCTCCGTTTACCTCTGGGTTGGTCGATAAACTCTCATCCATTCCCGCGCCATTAGAGTCCATATCGCTATCTGAGAAAATTTATACAAGCTATAGAAGACCGAATATCGCTCATATCAATGCGCTAAAGGCAGTGCGGCTGACGAATAATTATATTGCCCTCAATCATGGGGAATTATCGATGTTTGCCACCCTCTTTTTCGGCGTATTAGACCCAAAAACGGGAAATCTGACTTATATAAATGCAGGGCATAACCCGTTGTGGATTTTGGAGTCTCAGGGAGGGGTTAAGGAGTCTTTAGAGCCAACTGGACCCGCTGTTGGATTGCTGCCCAATCTCAAGTTTAAGATTCGTCAAACCCGCTTGGAGCAAGGAGAAATGCTGCTGGGTTATACCGATGGCGTGACGGAAGCTCGCGCGCCTGGGGGGGAGTTTTTTACAACGGAACGATTGCAAAAGATGGTAGATCCCACTGTTGGGCGTGCCAGTACGTTGCTAGAGGAGATTGCGGCGAGAGTTTTAGAACATACCGGAGTCGCCAATCAGTTTGATGATATTACGTTGCTTGCCGTGCGACGAGAACCCTCGATCGAGAAATCGTAA
- a CDS encoding STAS domain-containing protein, which produces MNIQIKTNQSVTIAELVGDLDANTAAEVQQQILPLAKPGSKILLDMTQVQYMSSAGLRMLLSLYRRVNTAQSKLILVGLAEEIRKTLKMTGFLDFFTTCETIELGLRTIQ; this is translated from the coding sequence ATGAATATTCAAATTAAAACGAACCAATCTGTCACTATTGCGGAGTTGGTGGGGGATCTGGATGCGAATACAGCAGCAGAAGTACAACAGCAAATTCTCCCTCTTGCCAAACCGGGGAGTAAAATCCTCTTAGACATGACGCAAGTTCAATATATGTCCAGTGCGGGCTTGCGGATGTTACTGTCATTGTATCGACGGGTCAATACCGCTCAGAGCAAGCTCATCTTAGTGGGACTGGCTGAAGAAATTCGTAAAACGCTGAAAATGACCGGATTTCTCGATTTTTTCACCACCTGCGAGACAATAGAGTTAGGTTTAAGAACAATTCAATGA
- a CDS encoding YkgJ family cysteine cluster protein — translation MATWHCMKNCGACCHLDPSERPDLEDYLSPEELAQYLSLVGKDGWCVHFDRASRECTIYSERPGFCRVEPDRFARMYGIELGEFDEFAVDCCHQHIEELYGVDSPQRLRYDREM, via the coding sequence ATGGCAACCTGGCATTGTATGAAGAATTGCGGGGCGTGCTGTCATCTCGATCCGAGCGAACGACCGGATTTGGAAGACTATTTATCTCCGGAGGAACTGGCTCAATATCTTAGTTTAGTGGGAAAGGATGGGTGGTGCGTTCATTTCGATCGCGCGAGTCGAGAATGCACGATTTATTCAGAACGACCGGGGTTTTGTCGAGTGGAACCCGATCGCTTTGCGCGAATGTACGGAATCGAGCTTGGGGAGTTCGATGAATTTGCCGTTGATTGTTGCCATCAGCATATTGAAGAATTGTATGGGGTCGATAGTCCGCAGCGACTGCGCTACGATCGAGAGATGTAA
- the psb30 gene encoding photosystem II reaction center protein Ycf12/Psb30, producing the protein MNFANDILSVFGSINWEVIFQLTFVALILIAGPAVIVLLALRGGDL; encoded by the coding sequence ATGAATTTCGCAAATGATATCCTTAGTGTATTCGGTAGCATCAACTGGGAAGTGATTTTTCAACTAACGTTTGTGGCTCTGATTCTGATTGCTGGCCCTGCCGTCATCGTGCTATTGGCTCTGCGAGGGGGCGATCTCTAA